Part of the Candidatus Terasakiella magnetica genome, ACTCATCCATGATGATATGGATGCCAGTGTTGCACGCATGCAAAGCCACATGTCCAGCACAGCAACAATCATGATCCTCATCACCCTTGGCGGCTTTGCCTTAGCTCTTTTCTTCTCTAACAAAGCAAAAAAATCCATTGCCCAGCCCATTGAAGAGCTTTCAAAAAACATGGGGTTCCTTGCCAATAACGACCTTAATACCGATATTCCAAACACAGAGAACCAAGATGAAATTGGCGATATGGCCCGCGCCGTTCAGGTCTTTAAAAATAACATGCAAAAAACCGCAGAGCTCACCCGTGAAAAAGAAGAAGAAGAACAAGCAGCCCATCAACGCAGCCAAAAACGCCAAGAAGCCATTCTTGGTTTTGACACGGTCATTGGCAGCGTGATTAGTGATGTCTCAACAGCCGCCAATCAAATTGACAGCACCGCTTCATCCATGAGCCAGACAGCTCAAAATAACGTTAGCCTTGCCAGTGATGTCTCTGAGGCTTCCAATAATGCCAGCCACAATGTGCAAACGGTTGCTTCAGCAGCAGAAGAACTCACCAGCTCCATTAATGAGATCAACCAACAGGCCAGCAGGTCTTCTGAGATTGCACAAAATGCCGTTATCCAGGCCTCTCATACAAATGACCAGGTCGAAGGCTTAACACAAGCTGCTGATCGTATTGGTGAGGTCCTTGAATTAATCACAAACATTGCGGATCAAACAAACTTGCTCGCCCTAAATGCCACCATCGAAGCCGCACGTGCAGGTGAAGCGGGAAAAGGCTTTGCCGTTGTGGCCTCTGAAGTCAAAAACCTTGCCAACCAGACAGGGCGCGCTACAGAAGAGATCAGCCAGCAAATCAGTGCGATCCAAGATGCGACCAAAAACTCAGTAACCGCCATTCGCAACATCACAGATGTTATTTCCTCTATGGATGAAATTTCCGCTTCCATTGCCACAGCCATGGAAGAACAAGGCGCGGCAACTTCTGAAATTGCCCGCTCTGTTCAACAGGCTTCAGAAGGAACAAACTTTGCTGCGGAAAAATCCGACATCATTAAAAATGCAGCAGAAAAGAACAGCTCAACAGCAGACCAGCTTACCCAAGCTTCAGGTCGCCTAGGTGATAGTGCAACCTCCCTGCATGAAGCCGTTAGCCGCTTTATGGAAGAGGTTAAATAAGGCTCACAAACGGCGCATAAAACGTGGGCGTATGGCATTTGACCCTGCCATCGCCCCTTGGACCTCTGCCAACAGGCGGGCCTGATCTTTAGGCAGGTTACCCGCCAAGGCCAAGGCGTTCGAGGCGTGGTTTGAGCGAAAAATTACAGGTGCAGGCGGTTTCAAGTTTGCAAGCAGGCGTTCCAGCTCTGCCAGAACCGC contains:
- a CDS encoding methyl-accepting chemotaxis protein, whose amino-acid sequence is MLTNITIGKRLFRLFSAMAIVVAITGYAGYHFSSSIGNEGYEVSTNLAPLGDAAMEVKLTATQAHLIFEEIMSGDAGEDITQVWKLLDETLWYTDAILKGGTNDEGTFVASQSEAVIAKMNAVRTSVLEFITSAKERYGQLNAHAGTGSNADQEFDKLYETVQERLSALSQGGKTLPAEQALTIVDAVSTAKYRLANGHLFLEEFLAGDEEVKFSDVAADFKLASDAIKSISNVNFATEAEKLSSDILQISQVAEHRSKNSQTNLAAGSESDEKFDGAFEHFIQLADDAEELIHDDMDASVARMQSHMSSTATIMILITLGGFALALFFSNKAKKSIAQPIEELSKNMGFLANNDLNTDIPNTENQDEIGDMARAVQVFKNNMQKTAELTREKEEEEQAAHQRSQKRQEAILGFDTVIGSVISDVSTAANQIDSTASSMSQTAQNNVSLASDVSEASNNASHNVQTVASAAEELTSSINEINQQASRSSEIAQNAVIQASHTNDQVEGLTQAADRIGEVLELITNIADQTNLLALNATIEAARAGEAGKGFAVVASEVKNLANQTGRATEEISQQISAIQDATKNSVTAIRNITDVISSMDEISASIATAMEEQGAATSEIARSVQQASEGTNFAAEKSDIIKNAAEKNSSTADQLTQASGRLGDSATSLHEAVSRFMEEVK